A region from the Variovorax paradoxus genome encodes:
- the argH gene encoding argininosuccinate lyase, which produces MTQNQLDKKSEAWSALFSEPMSDLVKRYTASVFFDKRLWQADIEGSLAHAGMLAAQGIIAKQDHAEIERGMAQIRAEIESGAFEWKLDLEDVHLNIEARLTQLVGDAGKRLHTGRSRNDQVATDVRLWLRGEIDLIAELLVALQVSLVDIAEKNVEVILPGFTHLQVAQPVSFGHHMLAYVEMFSRDAERLQDVRKRVNRLPLGAAALAGTSYPLDRELVAKTLKMDGVCQNSLDAVSDRDFAIEFSAAASLCMVHISRMSEELILWMSQNFGFIQIADRFTTGSSIMPQKKNPDVPELARGKTGRVVGHLMALITLMKGQPLAYNKDNQEDKEPLFDTVDTLKDTLRIFAEMIGGITVKPEAMEAAALRGYATATDLADYLVKKGLPFRDAHETVAHAVKAATSHKVDLAELPLAVLQQFNPSIEKDVYDVLSLRGSLNARNILGGTAPAQVKAQIARHRTRLA; this is translated from the coding sequence ATGACTCAAAACCAACTCGACAAGAAATCCGAAGCCTGGTCGGCCCTGTTCTCCGAACCCATGAGCGACCTCGTGAAGCGCTACACCGCGAGCGTGTTCTTCGACAAGCGCCTGTGGCAGGCCGACATCGAGGGCTCCCTGGCCCATGCCGGCATGCTGGCCGCCCAGGGCATCATCGCCAAGCAGGACCACGCCGAGATCGAGCGTGGGATGGCGCAGATCCGCGCTGAAATCGAATCGGGCGCCTTCGAGTGGAAACTCGACCTCGAAGACGTGCACCTGAACATCGAGGCCCGGCTGACCCAGCTGGTGGGCGACGCCGGCAAGCGCCTGCACACCGGCCGCAGCCGCAACGACCAGGTCGCCACCGACGTGCGCCTGTGGCTGCGCGGCGAGATCGACCTGATCGCCGAGCTGCTGGTGGCGCTGCAGGTGTCGCTGGTGGACATCGCCGAGAAGAACGTCGAGGTCATCCTGCCCGGCTTCACGCACCTGCAGGTGGCGCAGCCGGTGAGCTTCGGCCACCACATGCTGGCGTACGTGGAAATGTTCAGCCGCGACGCCGAGCGCCTGCAGGACGTGCGCAAGCGCGTCAACCGCCTGCCGCTGGGCGCCGCCGCGCTGGCCGGCACCAGCTACCCGCTCGACCGCGAGCTGGTCGCCAAAACGCTGAAGATGGACGGCGTGTGCCAGAACAGCCTGGACGCCGTGAGCGACCGCGACTTTGCCATCGAGTTCAGCGCCGCCGCCAGCCTGTGCATGGTGCACATCAGCCGCATGAGCGAGGAGCTGATCCTGTGGATGAGCCAGAACTTCGGCTTCATCCAGATTGCCGACCGCTTCACGACCGGCTCTTCGATCATGCCGCAGAAGAAGAACCCCGACGTGCCCGAGCTGGCCCGCGGCAAGACTGGCCGCGTGGTCGGCCACCTGATGGCGCTCATCACCCTGATGAAGGGCCAGCCGCTGGCCTACAACAAGGACAACCAGGAAGACAAGGAGCCGCTGTTCGACACCGTCGACACGCTCAAGGACACGCTGCGCATCTTCGCCGAGATGATCGGTGGCATCACCGTGAAGCCCGAGGCCATGGAAGCCGCCGCCCTGCGCGGCTACGCCACCGCCACCGACCTGGCCGACTATCTCGTGAAGAAGGGCCTGCCCTTCCGCGACGCGCATGAAACCGTGGCCCACGCGGTGAAGGCCGCCACCTCGCACAAGGTGGACCTCGCGGAGCTGCCGCTGGCCGTGCTGCAGCAGTTCAACCCGAGCATCGAGAAGGACGTGTACGACGTGCTGAGCCTGCGCGGCTCGCTCAACGCGCGCAACATCCTCGGCGGCACCGCGCCGGCTCAAGTGAAGGCGCAAATTGCGCGCCATCGCACCCGGCTGGCCTGA
- a CDS encoding rhomboid family protein has product MFYAIPLENKPSWRNPPWMTVLLILVNMIVFWGPQRSEEKADERAAHYYAHSVLPELELPPFVEWLEKTDPKRGKRARRMLPHEEAHPQLLDGLQNDRKFLHKLQADEVITPANPRYAEWKRDRQQYEAMRPVPFTERWSLDHDKGAELKPWTWITAAFLHADTGHLLGNMLFLFLFGFSVELALGRGTYLAFYLLGAVGSSLLAGWAYAGNGGHGLGASGAISALMGMYAVMYRLRRIRFFYQLFFYFNYVTAPALLLLPAWIANELMQQWWGDQGVGYMAHLGGLLTGATLMAGAMWLGRVKTPETVKSEMVTDDDRFEQHVSAARKLSAAMKFEPACAEWRAAAALRPGDTDTLRAWFNTARLQPAGEDFHQAARRIFRLPATDPDTLALQHASYTTYLDQAKPGARLKPDDMARLARRFTRVRQFQDADKLCRVLLKIAPDHPELADTLSVCANGLLHAGERDMAVGWLPHLLRLAPNDMVTRTLERA; this is encoded by the coding sequence TTGTTCTACGCCATCCCGCTCGAAAACAAACCGAGCTGGCGCAATCCACCGTGGATGACGGTGCTGCTGATCCTCGTGAACATGATCGTGTTCTGGGGCCCACAGCGCAGCGAGGAAAAGGCCGACGAGCGCGCGGCCCACTACTACGCGCACAGCGTGCTGCCCGAGCTGGAACTGCCGCCCTTCGTGGAGTGGCTCGAAAAAACGGACCCCAAGCGCGGCAAGCGGGCGCGGCGCATGCTGCCGCACGAGGAAGCCCATCCGCAGTTGCTCGATGGCCTCCAGAACGACAGGAAGTTCCTGCACAAGCTGCAGGCTGACGAGGTCATCACGCCCGCGAACCCGCGCTATGCCGAATGGAAGCGTGACCGCCAGCAGTACGAGGCGATGCGGCCTGTGCCGTTCACCGAGCGCTGGTCGCTCGACCATGACAAGGGCGCCGAGCTCAAGCCCTGGACCTGGATCACCGCGGCCTTCCTGCACGCCGACACCGGCCACCTGCTGGGCAACATGCTGTTCCTCTTCCTGTTCGGCTTCTCGGTCGAACTGGCGCTGGGGCGCGGCACCTACCTGGCCTTCTACCTGCTCGGTGCCGTTGGCTCTTCGCTGCTGGCTGGCTGGGCCTATGCCGGCAACGGCGGCCATGGCCTTGGCGCCTCGGGTGCGATCTCGGCGCTGATGGGCATGTACGCCGTGATGTACCGGCTGCGGCGCATCCGGTTCTTCTACCAGCTCTTCTTCTATTTCAACTACGTCACGGCGCCGGCCCTGCTGCTGCTGCCGGCCTGGATCGCCAACGAACTGATGCAGCAATGGTGGGGTGATCAGGGCGTCGGCTACATGGCCCACCTGGGCGGCCTGCTGACGGGCGCCACGCTGATGGCCGGTGCCATGTGGCTGGGCCGCGTCAAGACGCCCGAAACCGTGAAATCGGAAATGGTGACCGACGACGATCGCTTCGAACAGCACGTGTCCGCCGCGCGCAAGCTGTCGGCGGCAATGAAGTTCGAGCCCGCCTGCGCCGAATGGCGCGCCGCCGCCGCATTGCGCCCCGGCGACACCGACACGCTGCGCGCCTGGTTCAACACCGCGCGGCTGCAGCCCGCGGGGGAAGACTTTCATCAAGCCGCGCGCCGCATCTTCCGCCTGCCGGCCACCGACCCCGACACACTGGCCCTGCAGCACGCCAGCTACACCACCTACCTCGACCAGGCCAAGCCGGGCGCGCGCCTGAAGCCCGACGACATGGCCCGCCTGGCGCGCCGCTTCACGCGCGTGCGGCAGTTCCAGGACGCCGACAAGCTGTGCCGCGTGCTGCTGAAGATCGCGCCCGACCATCCGGAGCTGGCCGACACGCTGTCGGTCTGCGCCAACGGCCTGCTGCATGCGGGCGAGCGCGACATGGCCGTCGGCTGGCTGCCGCATCTGCTGCGGCTCGCGCCCAACGACATGGTGACGCGCACCCTCGAGCGCGCCTGA
- a CDS encoding tetratricopeptide repeat protein produces the protein MIANDSLPPPPPFWHRLNSFFAFPFQLRPLMYGLVLAFCSLLFEAIPFLHPGLSLIVIELGIVLAASRYGFKVTALGSRGIWRSADFPRQLNEDWVNLPWKLFAISVVQGALIGWLAWYEPVLGTVAVFVVSFTFPAAMIVLVQSGSFFQAMNPGHVMDAMRIIGWPYALLCFFLFLLSAGAQIAIGMLLPMIDGLIVLPIANFAFIYFGWVMSSLLGYVMYQHHDAFGIDLLPGGGVDDGAPVDRRTPEQMAAQRTDAEVAQLITDGDVAGALGIAYEAQRVAPADDLAAQRRYHRVLLLAPEKASTLLDHARRFIPLLLRRDLASEALKVFKACREKDKAFSLDDAPTVMTLAKAEWRNGDAHAALALLSGFDRRFRGHAAIPQAYELAARVLVQGLGRADMAQPILTTLESRFPDSEQTQEVRWLLRPTA, from the coding sequence ATGATCGCCAACGACTCGCTGCCGCCTCCGCCGCCTTTCTGGCACCGCCTCAACAGCTTCTTCGCGTTTCCGTTCCAGCTGCGGCCGCTGATGTATGGCCTGGTGCTCGCGTTCTGCAGCCTGCTGTTCGAGGCCATTCCTTTTCTGCATCCCGGCCTGTCGCTGATCGTGATCGAGCTGGGCATCGTGCTGGCGGCCAGCCGCTACGGCTTCAAGGTCACCGCGCTCGGTTCGCGCGGCATCTGGCGCTCGGCCGATTTTCCGCGCCAGCTGAATGAAGACTGGGTCAACCTGCCCTGGAAGCTGTTTGCCATTTCGGTGGTGCAGGGCGCGCTGATCGGCTGGCTGGCCTGGTACGAACCGGTGCTGGGCACCGTCGCGGTGTTCGTGGTGTCGTTCACCTTTCCGGCCGCGATGATCGTGCTGGTGCAGTCGGGCAGCTTCTTCCAGGCCATGAACCCCGGCCATGTGATGGATGCGATGCGCATCATCGGCTGGCCCTATGCGCTGCTGTGCTTCTTCCTGTTCCTGCTGAGCGCGGGCGCGCAGATCGCCATCGGCATGCTGCTGCCGATGATCGACGGCCTCATCGTGCTGCCGATCGCCAATTTCGCGTTCATCTATTTCGGCTGGGTGATGTCAAGCCTGCTGGGCTACGTGATGTACCAGCACCACGACGCCTTCGGCATCGACCTCTTGCCCGGCGGCGGCGTGGACGACGGCGCGCCGGTGGACCGCCGCACGCCCGAGCAGATGGCCGCGCAGCGCACCGATGCCGAAGTGGCGCAGCTGATCACCGACGGCGACGTGGCCGGCGCACTTGGCATCGCCTACGAGGCGCAGCGCGTGGCACCGGCCGACGACCTGGCGGCGCAGCGCCGCTACCACCGCGTGCTGCTGCTCGCGCCCGAGAAGGCGTCCACGCTGCTCGACCATGCGCGCCGCTTCATTCCGCTGCTGTTGCGACGTGACCTGGCATCCGAAGCGCTCAAGGTCTTCAAGGCCTGCCGCGAGAAGGACAAGGCCTTCTCGCTCGACGACGCACCGACGGTCATGACGCTGGCCAAGGCCGAATGGCGCAACGGCGATGCGCATGCCGCGCTCGCGCTCCTGTCGGGATTCGACCGGCGCTTTCGCGGCCATGCGGCCATTCCGCAAGCCTACGAACTGGCGGCCCGGGTGCTGGTGCAGGGGCTCGGCCGCGCGGACATGGCGCAGCCGATCCTGACGACGCTCGAATCGCGCTTTCCGGACAGCGAGCAGACGCAGGAAGTGCGCTGGCTGCTGCGGCCCACGGCGTAG
- a CDS encoding SGNH/GDSL hydrolase family protein has protein sequence MKTALAAALLLTTALAAQAQNHNAVLPYEALDSTAADASSDYLAAKARWHDELAAFFRADQQQFPAPGGVVFVGSSTVRMWKSLGQDFRQVPGIVNRGFGGSTLADCSLFARDLVVRYRPRQVLVYAGDNDLAEGRTPLQVLESFARFANAVRAELPNTRISFISIKPSPSRERLMPQIRETNNVISAYLNRLPDSEYIDVFTPMLGADGRPRPELFRSDRLHMTDEGYRLWQSIITSHLPGAAPAAAPAAALP, from the coding sequence ATGAAAACCGCGCTGGCCGCCGCGCTGCTGCTGACAACCGCACTCGCCGCGCAGGCCCAGAACCACAACGCCGTGCTCCCCTATGAGGCGCTGGACAGCACGGCGGCCGATGCCTCTTCCGACTACCTCGCGGCCAAGGCGCGCTGGCACGACGAGCTGGCCGCCTTCTTCCGGGCCGACCAGCAGCAGTTCCCGGCGCCCGGCGGCGTGGTGTTCGTGGGCAGTTCCACCGTGCGCATGTGGAAAAGCCTCGGGCAGGACTTCCGCCAGGTCCCCGGCATCGTCAACCGCGGCTTCGGCGGCTCGACCCTGGCCGACTGCAGCCTGTTCGCGCGCGACCTCGTGGTGCGCTACAGGCCGCGGCAGGTGCTGGTGTACGCCGGCGACAACGACCTGGCCGAGGGCCGCACGCCGCTGCAGGTGCTCGAGAGCTTTGCGCGCTTTGCCAATGCGGTGCGCGCCGAGCTGCCGAACACGCGCATCAGCTTCATCTCGATCAAGCCGAGCCCCTCGCGCGAGCGCCTGATGCCGCAGATCCGCGAAACCAACAACGTGATCTCGGCCTACCTGAACCGGCTGCCCGACAGCGAATACATCGACGTCTTCACACCCATGCTCGGCGCCGACGGCAGGCCGCGGCCGGAACTGTTCAGGAGCGACCGGCTGCACATGACCGACGAGGGCTATCGGCTCTGGCAGTCGATCATCACCAGCCACTTGCCAGGGGCTGCGCCGGCCGCGGCCCCGGCAGCTGCCCTGCCCTGA
- the opgC gene encoding OpgC domain-containing protein yields MKRYWEIDALRGLMLVLMTVTHLPTRLTDLLGQPFGFVSAAEGFVLLSAFVAGLVYSRIGYVRGVDPMRQAFWRRVLKVYLCQAAILLFLFTVIAALGLHIDQPAVKNLMSYYLAEPREGFLFGLLLVYEPALLDILPMYIFFMLMSPWVLAFAMRHGWTLVMGASVALWALAQFDLSEWVYGLAVHYLSLPVPFHEMGAFNSYAWQFLWFAGLCLGASRNLPDARPLRFPAWLWMPALAIALYGFWWRHHGINGQAPFGGDVEMNLLFDKWQLGPLRLVNLVALGVLAVRFGPGLMRKIPRLHWLEAMGAASLPVFCAHLVAVLLVLAFYGDSQTARPWWGDGLLLLAVFAGMYAVARFTRGADLPPPAEEVPTETARA; encoded by the coding sequence ATGAAACGCTACTGGGAAATAGACGCCTTGCGCGGGCTGATGCTCGTGCTGATGACCGTCACCCATCTTCCGACCCGCCTGACCGACCTGCTGGGCCAGCCCTTCGGATTCGTCTCGGCCGCGGAAGGCTTCGTGCTGCTGTCGGCCTTCGTGGCCGGGCTGGTCTACAGCCGCATCGGCTACGTGCGCGGCGTTGACCCGATGCGCCAGGCCTTCTGGCGGCGCGTGCTCAAGGTCTACCTGTGCCAGGCGGCGATCCTGCTGTTCCTGTTCACGGTCATTGCCGCGCTCGGGCTGCACATCGACCAGCCGGCGGTGAAGAACCTGATGTCCTACTACCTGGCCGAGCCGCGCGAAGGATTTCTTTTCGGGCTGCTGCTGGTCTACGAGCCCGCGCTGCTCGACATCCTGCCGATGTACATCTTCTTCATGCTGATGAGCCCGTGGGTGCTGGCCTTTGCCATGCGGCACGGCTGGACGCTGGTGATGGGCGCCAGTGTCGCCTTGTGGGCGCTGGCGCAATTCGACCTCAGCGAATGGGTCTACGGACTTGCGGTGCATTACCTGAGCCTGCCGGTTCCGTTCCACGAAATGGGCGCCTTCAACAGCTACGCCTGGCAGTTCCTGTGGTTCGCGGGCCTGTGCCTCGGTGCCAGCCGCAACCTGCCCGATGCGCGGCCGCTGCGCTTTCCGGCCTGGCTGTGGATGCCTGCGCTGGCCATCGCGCTCTACGGCTTCTGGTGGCGCCACCACGGCATCAACGGCCAGGCGCCGTTCGGCGGCGACGTGGAAATGAACCTGCTGTTCGACAAGTGGCAGCTCGGGCCGCTGCGTCTCGTGAACCTGGTGGCGCTGGGCGTGCTGGCGGTGCGCTTCGGCCCAGGGCTCATGCGCAAGATTCCGCGCCTGCATTGGCTCGAGGCCATGGGCGCGGCCTCGCTGCCGGTGTTCTGCGCGCACCTGGTGGCGGTGCTGCTGGTGCTGGCCTTCTACGGCGACAGCCAGACCGCCCGGCCCTGGTGGGGCGACGGCCTGCTGCTGCTGGCGGTGTTCGCGGGCATGTACGCGGTGGCGCGCTTCACGCGCGGGGCCGACCTGCCGCCGCCGGCGGAAGAGGTGCCGACGGAGACTGCGCGGGCCTGA